In the Diprion similis isolate iyDipSimi1 chromosome 13, iyDipSimi1.1, whole genome shotgun sequence genome, GCACCATTGACGAAGCTGACATCTCCGCTGAAGCTGACACCTCTGAACGCTCGGTTTCTCCAGAGTCTAGGTCTTCGATTAcgtggaaattttggaaaataaaaattcgtgttCGCTGCATCCTGTGCGTGTTACCATGGaggaaataataagaatacagAAACCCGTGACATTCGACGAATCGATCGCACACTCTGAGGTTCACGCTCACCAGCCATTTGCATCATCGACCTTTGGGAAtaacgatgaaattcgaatttccgtTCAAAATCAGAACGAGTGCGTGCTACCGGAAAAAAGCTCCCTGCACATTCACGGGAAAGTTACAAAAGAAGATTATTCCATGGTGGCCGCTACAAAATTGGTCAACATGGCTGTTTGCCATATGTTTGAGGAAATTCGATACGAGTTGAACGGTGTGGAAattgatcgaaataaaaatgtgggcATCACCAGCATCATGAAGGGATACTTATCCCTCACCCCAGGGCAACAGCGCGGCTTGGAGAACACCGGTTGGCTGAGCGTTGCCGATATCAACCTGGCCGATGATGCTGgaaattttgatgtcgttATACCGCTGCGTTATCTGCTGGGATTCGCCGAGGATTATTGCCGAGTCGTCGTTAATGCCAAACATGAGTTGATTCTCACACGCACTAACACCGATTTAAATGCTGTACTTCAGACAAACAATACCGAGAAGTTTAAAATTACCCTCAAAAAAGTCGAGTGGCTGCTGCCCTACATCAAACTAGCCGACAAGCCGAAAATCCAGCTACTCAACTACATCGCCAAGGACTCGGCCATTCCCATGAGTTTTCGTTCTTGGGAAACGTACGTGTATCCGATGCTGCCATCAACGGCGCGGCATGTCTGGGCGGTCAAGACATCGACACAGCTGGAGAAGCCTAGATACGTCATAATGGGATTCCAAACTGCAAGGAAAAACGAGGCATTGAAAAATGCTAGCGAATTCGATCATTGTAGAATAAGAGATGTGAAACTCTTTCTCAACTCACAGTGTTACCCCTATGGGAATTTAAATCTAGATATTTCCAATAATCAATACGCCATTCTGTACGATATGTATGTCCAGTTTCAAACATCCTACTACAACAAGGAAGCCGAACCTCTGCTCTcgaaaagtgaatttataaaacgcgCTTCCCTGATCGTCATCGATTgctcaaaacaaaatgaatcgtTGAAAACCGGACCGGTGGACATCCGGCTGGAATTTGAAGCAAGCGTAGAATTTCCTCGAAACACCGCAGCCTACTGTATGATCTTGCACGATCGGGTCGTTGAGTACAGTCCGATTAGTGGCACGGTCAAGAAATTAGTATAAGCcaatttttagagtaatatgTTAAATGTAagaatgtagaaaataatatgtataaggttgattgttgaaattattaataacatgatcaattattatatagaaGCTGCAAAGCTAAATGTAATtgaggataaataaaaacatctgTTCAGTGTAtctaattgttattttgaaattgacttGCTCCTCCCACCATCCTCCCGTAACCGACATCtggtattttttaataatttttgaagaatcttttatgtgtgacagatttatttcaacagctgcatccggcatttatgataaaatttagtatgtacagatttatttacattaccacccactgcattcattatcggcatgagctgaaaggctgcatttccaggaatttttctcaagtggtctagcgttatctaacttCGAGCTTCCCGCCGTCGAACAGGACCCGACaggatcccccccccccccccccccgcgccgCTGGGGACTTACCGCGCGCCtaatgccccccccccctcccgcggGCTCCCCGCGCGCCCTtcgcgccccccccccccgcgggcTCCTCGCGCACCCTTCGCGGacaccacccccccccccccgctgcCGCGCGCCGCTGCAGCCGGCCCGGCCAGGCCGTAGCAATGGGGGgaaccccccctcaaaacgcCGCCATTGTGCGCCAGAACTCTTATATCCTATCTACTTATCAGTGTCAATGTCGTATCCACCGTCATCTTGTCCATGATTGAGAATGTCGTCTATACTGTTTAAAAAGAAATCGTTGAATTTATTGGCTATatcctttttgtttttgcatatATTTCCATCAAACTGTATTcctttgtaattttcttctttttttttcccctcccaGTACTGTTTTCAA is a window encoding:
- the LOC124413875 gene encoding uncharacterized protein LOC124413875; amino-acid sequence: MEEIIRIQKPVTFDESIAHSEVHAHQPFASSTFGNNDEIRISVQNQNECVLPEKSSLHIHGKVTKEDYSMVAATKLVNMAVCHMFEEIRYELNGVEIDRNKNVGITSIMKGYLSLTPGQQRGLENTGWLSVADINLADDAGNFDVVIPLRYLLGFAEDYCRVVVNAKHELILTRTNTDLNAVLQTNNTEKFKITLKKVEWLLPYIKLADKPKIQLLNYIAKDSAIPMSFRSWETYVYPMLPSTARHVWAVKTSTQLEKPRYVIMGFQTARKNEALKNASEFDHCRIRDVKLFLNSQCYPYGNLNLDISNNQYAILYDMYVQFQTSYYNKEAEPLLSKSEFIKRASLIVIDCSKQNESLKTGPVDIRLEFEASVEFPRNTAAYCMILHDRVVEYSPISGTVKKLV